One region of Yersinia bercovieri ATCC 43970 genomic DNA includes:
- a CDS encoding RNA polymerase sigma factor: protein MDKPPSNKVSLAYQSTYGQLVSFFRKRLDNASDATDLSQDVFALWLKRAKETPVEHSRAFLFKIAHRVLIDHWRAAGKQRRVLAQSHEEVSPEPEMAPAGADPQHVLEQQQRLSRLEEALNSLSPRRREAFLMHRFDGLSQIEVAERMGISVSMVEKHIAGALLHCKRHVAEQGGGQHDE, encoded by the coding sequence ATGGATAAACCGCCATCAAACAAAGTGAGTCTGGCTTACCAGAGCACTTATGGTCAGTTGGTCAGCTTCTTTCGCAAAAGGCTGGATAATGCCAGTGACGCCACGGATCTGTCGCAAGATGTTTTTGCGTTGTGGCTAAAGCGGGCGAAAGAGACGCCAGTGGAGCATTCGCGGGCATTTCTCTTTAAGATTGCCCACCGCGTGTTGATTGATCATTGGCGAGCCGCGGGCAAGCAGCGCAGAGTGTTAGCGCAGAGCCATGAAGAGGTGTCACCGGAGCCGGAGATGGCACCGGCTGGCGCAGATCCGCAGCATGTGCTGGAGCAGCAGCAGCGGTTGAGCCGATTGGAAGAGGCGCTAAACAGCCTAAGTCCGCGCCGTCGCGAGGCTTTTTTGATGCATCGCTTTGATGGCCTATCGCAGATTGAGGTGGCGGAGAGAATGGGCATTTCTGTCAGTATGGTTGAAAAACATATCGCGGGCGCGTTACTGCATTGCAAGCGCCACGTTGCTGAACAGGGGGGTGGGCAACATGATGAGTGA
- a CDS encoding FecR family protein encodes MMSDSREIDEQAALWFSRSQARRLTNEEQRQLETWLQSSPSHAEAFRQMQQLWGDCALIARPASAPQPKKHASRWRPLRSCAAGLFFLFALLLPMSQLPLLLTNDIQLQTANNSREIVLSDGTRVHVNRHSQIRVHYAKENRQLWLDQGEIYLQVAANKTRPFLVYAGESQVRVVGTAFEVRFEAGEVAVAVKQGIVAMTGRPNMAAVMLHAGDRAQLLPEKKRLLLSQLPVAEIGEWRSGQLLFRNRPLGELLAELRRYRPGNIELIDASLAQLPVSGSLDLHHPDEFLDSLPLLLAVNVIHDAKGNVLISRGLNKKQ; translated from the coding sequence ATGATGAGTGATAGTCGTGAAATCGATGAACAGGCGGCGCTGTGGTTCAGCCGCAGCCAGGCGCGGCGCTTAACCAATGAGGAGCAGAGGCAACTGGAAACCTGGCTGCAAAGCTCCCCCTCCCATGCCGAGGCTTTTCGCCAGATGCAGCAGCTGTGGGGTGATTGCGCATTGATTGCCCGCCCCGCCAGCGCCCCGCAACCCAAAAAGCACGCCAGCCGTTGGCGGCCCCTGCGCAGTTGTGCCGCCGGGCTATTTTTCCTGTTCGCCCTGCTGTTGCCAATGAGTCAACTGCCGCTGTTACTGACCAATGATATCCAGCTGCAAACCGCCAATAATAGCCGCGAAATCGTGCTGTCGGACGGCACCCGAGTCCATGTGAATCGCCATTCACAAATCCGTGTTCACTACGCGAAAGAGAACCGCCAGCTCTGGCTGGATCAGGGTGAAATCTACCTGCAAGTGGCCGCTAACAAAACCCGCCCCTTCTTGGTGTATGCCGGCGAGAGTCAGGTAAGGGTGGTGGGTACTGCATTTGAGGTGCGTTTTGAGGCGGGAGAAGTGGCGGTGGCCGTCAAACAAGGTATTGTCGCCATGACTGGCAGGCCGAATATGGCGGCAGTGATGCTACACGCCGGTGATCGTGCGCAACTGTTGCCAGAGAAAAAACGCCTGTTGCTCAGTCAGTTACCGGTCGCTGAGATTGGTGAGTGGCGTAGCGGGCAACTGCTGTTCCGTAACCGCCCCTTGGGTGAGTTGCTCGCTGAATTGCGGCGGTATCGGCCGGGTAACATTGAGCTTATTGACGCCAGTTTGGCGCAGTTACCGGTATCCGGTTCACTGGATTTGCATCACCCTGATGAGTTCCTCGACTCACTACCGCTGCTATTGGCCGTGAATGTGATTCATGACGCTAAAGGTAACGTGCTGATTTCACGCGGTTTAAATAAAAAGCAGTAA